One segment of Elusimicrobiaceae bacterium DNA contains the following:
- the lspA gene encoding signal peptidase II, with protein sequence MRKKLEQLKGWLRSNQSVCWVLLSLLLIDRLTKRLTLAYLTDQPLVLAPYLQLNYVQNTGAAFGMMQGGNLILILVTLLILGFILKNWKEFCDYGWPAKWGLVFILGGALGNLYDRITLGFVVDFIDLRVWPVFNAADSFITVGGGLLVLALLLTRKHPAQEEK encoded by the coding sequence TTGCGTAAAAAACTGGAACAGTTGAAGGGTTGGTTGCGTTCCAATCAATCGGTTTGTTGGGTATTGTTGTCGCTGCTATTAATAGACCGCCTGACTAAACGATTGACGTTAGCTTATTTGACGGATCAACCGCTTGTGTTAGCTCCTTATTTGCAGCTCAATTATGTGCAAAATACCGGAGCGGCGTTTGGTATGATGCAGGGCGGTAATCTAATACTGATTTTGGTTACGCTGTTGATTTTGGGGTTTATACTGAAAAATTGGAAAGAGTTTTGCGACTATGGATGGCCGGCCAAATGGGGGTTAGTATTTATTTTAGGCGGTGCATTAGGCAATCTTTATGATAGAATAACCTTAGGGTTTGTTGTGGATTTTATTGATTTACGAGTCTGGCCCGTGTTTAATGCGGCAGATTCATTTATTACCGTAGGCGGGGGATTGTTGGTGTTAGCGTTACTGCTAACGCGTAAACACCCGGCTCAGGAGGAAAAATGA
- the metK gene encoding methionine adenosyltransferase, whose translation AGDQGLMVGYAVDETLEYMPLPLVLSNEILRNLEKARKNKTLPYIGPDAKSQVTVEYQDGKPLRVDTVVVSTQHTEEILDKSGQKITDKSKREIEAVAILPAIKKWMDKDTKILINPTGKFVIGGPQSDTGMTGRKIIVDTYGGRCPHGGGAFSGKDPTKVDRSAAYMARYIAKNIVAAKLAKECTVQIAYAIGKDEPVGFYVDTDGTGTVSDQELARMARKVFPMTPKGIIEHFKLRNPIYLRTAAYGHFGRKAFPWEATDKVKALQQLVHK comes from the coding sequence GGCCGGAGACCAAGGACTCATGGTAGGATATGCGGTGGATGAAACCTTGGAGTATATGCCGCTGCCGCTTGTATTGTCCAATGAAATTTTGCGTAATTTGGAAAAGGCCCGCAAGAACAAAACCTTGCCCTACATTGGACCGGATGCCAAAAGCCAAGTCACAGTTGAATATCAAGACGGCAAACCATTGCGGGTAGATACCGTGGTAGTTTCTACGCAACATACGGAAGAAATTTTAGATAAATCCGGTCAAAAAATTACCGATAAATCTAAACGGGAAATTGAAGCGGTGGCCATTTTGCCCGCCATCAAAAAATGGATGGATAAAGACACTAAAATTTTAATTAATCCGACGGGAAAATTTGTCATTGGCGGACCGCAAAGTGATACCGGAATGACCGGACGCAAAATTATTGTGGATACTTACGGCGGTCGTTGTCCGCACGGAGGCGGTGCTTTCTCGGGCAAAGACCCCACCAAAGTAGACCGCTCTGCAGCCTATATGGCGCGCTATATTGCCAAAAATATCGTCGCGGCAAAACTGGCCAAAGAGTGTACTGTGCAAATTGCCTATGCAATCGGCAAAGATGAACCTGTCGGTTTTTATGTGGATACAGACGGCACCGGAACAGTATCTGACCAAGAGTTAGCACGCATGGCCCGTAAAGTATTCCCAATGACGCCCAAAGGCATTATTGAGCATTTCAAACTGCGTAACCCTATCTATTTGCGCACGGCGGCATATGGGCATTTTGGCCGCAAGGCATTCCCTTGGGAAGCCACCGACAAAGTAAAGGCCCTGCAACAACTTGTTCATAAGTAA
- the ileS gene encoding isoleucine--tRNA ligase, with product MAKNKYSATVLLPKTDFPMRAGLAQKEPKLLDFWKQMDLYQAILKKNEAGKHFVLHDGPPYANGAIHIGHALDKTIKDIILKSRALMGYYTPYVPGWDCHGLPIEQALLKELKQDKKHITDVPAFRKKARAFAAKFIDLQRQGFKRLGVQGDWDNPYLTMDKRYEGITVGVFLDLIEKGYVYKGQKTITWCSHCETALADAETEYKDVKSSSIYLRFKLVNPTEEIFGKLDFSKPVSLGVWTTTPWTIPANQAAAVNKDEDYAVLQDDHTKEYYVVADKLAEEFIKNTGVSVKKVNTLRGENLVGQKYYHPLTQKENPIIWTDFVTMDAGVGVVHIAPGHGEEDYQAGKQWKLETFCPVDEKGCYTKDAGVFEGMHVFEANPLMVKKLDELGALIKEQEITHSYPHCWRCHSPIIFRATEQWFMSIDKDGLRGKLMENLDNVQFYPAAGRERMRAMIGLRPDWCLSRQRFWGTPVTILYCKKCGKPQVNHELFEFIKKRAMNEGSDFWFTDPVEKLMPEGYSCECGCHDFRKETDILDVWLDSGVSWAAVVKDRGMNFPADVYSEGSDQHRGWFQSSYIPSYTLEGKAPFKTILTHGMVLDGNGRPMHKSEGNVTDPADVINKYGADILRLWVAFSDYQGDVRISDEILGGPIDTYRKLRNTIRYALGNLSDFEPSQHTVPTDKLAEMDRYMLGKLDSLITEVRAAYMEFNFRRAMRAIADFCILDLSAFMLDASKDRLYTLGASAPSRRSAQTALCEIVRTLLQLLAPVLCFTAEEAWQELLKIPSGKGLAKSIFLSDMPEHASVTADAALTEKWNKIRQIREEVLKALEEARQQGLIGSALEAKVTLLSSEAATLQFFKDNAELWPEIFIVSAVELKAGEKPFEVQISHAEGHKCARCWQWKPEVGAAGRAHEDLCDRCEAVLKREGLVVPEEQTVA from the coding sequence ATGGCAAAAAATAAATATTCAGCAACCGTTTTACTTCCTAAAACGGATTTTCCGATGCGTGCGGGACTGGCGCAAAAAGAACCCAAGTTACTAGATTTCTGGAAACAAATGGATTTGTATCAGGCCATTTTGAAGAAAAATGAAGCCGGTAAACATTTCGTACTACACGATGGCCCTCCGTACGCTAACGGGGCTATTCACATAGGTCACGCCTTGGATAAAACTATTAAGGATATCATTCTAAAAAGCCGCGCATTGATGGGTTATTATACGCCCTATGTGCCGGGGTGGGACTGCCATGGACTTCCTATCGAACAAGCACTCTTAAAAGAACTCAAACAGGATAAAAAACATATCACCGATGTGCCGGCTTTCCGCAAGAAAGCACGTGCTTTTGCCGCTAAGTTTATTGATTTGCAACGCCAAGGTTTCAAACGCTTAGGAGTGCAAGGCGATTGGGATAATCCGTACTTAACGATGGACAAGCGTTATGAGGGAATTACGGTGGGCGTATTTTTGGACTTGATTGAAAAGGGATACGTATATAAAGGCCAAAAAACTATTACCTGGTGTAGCCATTGTGAAACCGCTTTGGCAGATGCTGAAACCGAATATAAGGATGTAAAATCTTCTTCTATTTATTTGCGATTCAAACTAGTTAATCCCACAGAAGAAATTTTTGGTAAGTTGGATTTTTCAAAACCGGTTTCGCTGGGAGTATGGACTACCACTCCGTGGACTATTCCCGCCAACCAAGCCGCCGCTGTGAATAAAGACGAAGATTATGCCGTTCTGCAAGATGACCATACAAAAGAGTATTACGTGGTGGCAGACAAATTGGCGGAAGAATTTATCAAAAATACGGGAGTAAGCGTAAAGAAAGTAAATACGCTACGCGGAGAAAATCTCGTCGGACAGAAATATTATCATCCGCTTACGCAAAAAGAAAACCCGATTATTTGGACAGATTTTGTGACCATGGACGCCGGTGTGGGGGTTGTTCATATTGCACCGGGTCACGGGGAAGAAGACTATCAAGCCGGAAAACAATGGAAATTGGAAACCTTCTGCCCTGTGGATGAAAAGGGTTGTTATACCAAAGATGCAGGTGTATTTGAAGGGATGCACGTTTTTGAGGCCAATCCGCTTATGGTCAAAAAGTTGGACGAACTCGGCGCGCTGATTAAGGAACAAGAGATTACACACAGTTATCCGCATTGTTGGCGTTGTCATAGCCCGATTATTTTCCGTGCTACGGAACAATGGTTCATGAGTATTGACAAAGACGGTTTGCGCGGCAAACTGATGGAAAATCTGGACAATGTCCAATTCTATCCGGCAGCAGGCCGTGAGCGGATGCGCGCTATGATTGGGTTGCGTCCGGATTGGTGTTTATCTCGTCAGCGTTTTTGGGGAACTCCAGTCACCATTTTATATTGTAAAAAATGCGGCAAACCGCAAGTAAATCATGAATTATTTGAGTTCATTAAAAAACGTGCCATGAATGAGGGTTCTGATTTTTGGTTTACCGACCCGGTGGAAAAATTAATGCCGGAAGGCTACAGTTGTGAATGTGGTTGCCACGACTTTAGAAAAGAAACCGACATTTTGGATGTATGGTTGGATAGTGGTGTTTCGTGGGCGGCAGTAGTAAAAGACCGCGGTATGAATTTCCCGGCCGATGTTTATTCCGAAGGTTCTGACCAACATCGTGGTTGGTTCCAGAGCTCGTACATTCCGTCTTATACTTTGGAAGGCAAAGCTCCTTTCAAAACTATTTTAACACACGGGATGGTGTTAGATGGAAACGGTCGTCCGATGCATAAATCGGAAGGGAATGTAACAGATCCCGCCGATGTCATTAACAAATACGGAGCTGATATTTTGCGCTTGTGGGTAGCGTTCTCCGACTATCAAGGGGATGTGCGTATTTCCGATGAAATCTTGGGCGGCCCTATTGATACTTACCGCAAATTGCGTAATACCATTCGTTACGCTTTAGGCAATTTGTCTGATTTTGAGCCGTCTCAACATACAGTTCCCACCGATAAATTGGCTGAAATGGACCGCTATATGTTAGGTAAATTAGACAGTTTGATTACAGAGGTGCGCGCGGCTTATATGGAATTTAATTTCCGCCGAGCGATGCGTGCAATTGCTGATTTCTGTATTTTAGATTTGTCTGCGTTTATGTTGGACGCTTCGAAAGATAGACTTTATACTTTAGGTGCTTCTGCACCGTCTCGTCGAAGTGCTCAAACCGCGTTGTGCGAGATCGTAAGAACTTTGTTGCAATTGCTGGCCCCGGTGTTGTGTTTTACGGCGGAAGAAGCATGGCAAGAACTGTTAAAAATTCCTTCAGGAAAAGGACTTGCTAAGAGCATTTTCTTATCCGATATGCCAGAACATGCCTCTGTAACAGCCGATGCTGCTCTGACAGAAAAGTGGAATAAAATCCGCCAAATTCGGGAAGAAGTGCTCAAGGCTTTAGAAGAAGCCCGCCAGCAGGGACTCATTGGCTCTGCCTTAGAAGCTAAAGTGACTTTGCTTTCTAGTGAAGCGGCTACTTTGCAGTTCTTTAAGGATAATGCCGAATTATGGCCGGAAATTTTCATTGTATCTGCTGTGGAATTAAAAGCAGGAGAAAAACCTTTTGAGGTACAGATTTCTCATGCTGAAGGACACAAATGTGCCCGTTGTTGGCAGTGGAAACCTGAAGTGGGGGCCGCCGGCAGAGCACACGAGGATTTGTGTGATCGCTGTGAAGCGGTATTGAAACGGGAAGGTTTGGTGGTTCCCGAGGAGCAAACAGTTGCGTAA
- the queF gene encoding NADPH-dependent 7-cyano-7-deazaguanine reductase QueF, with translation MKTQDIDFGYTSDHARKNADTVLPAIQCWPNQYKRDYTIRIELPEFTSVCPKTGLPDFGVITIEYIPNDLCLELKSLKYYLLEYRDMGIFMENIANKILDDVVKAAHPKCATVTGTFTPRGGLRSVIVASYDEKEGYGK, from the coding sequence ATGAAAACACAAGATATTGATTTTGGTTATACATCCGACCATGCTCGCAAAAACGCGGATACTGTTTTACCGGCCATTCAATGCTGGCCCAACCAATATAAACGGGATTATACGATTCGTATTGAATTGCCGGAATTTACTTCCGTGTGTCCGAAAACCGGCTTGCCGGATTTTGGCGTGATTACCATTGAGTATATTCCTAATGATTTATGTTTGGAGTTAAAAAGTTTGAAATACTATTTGTTAGAATATCGCGATATGGGGATTTTTATGGAAAATATCGCCAATAAAATTTTGGATGATGTCGTAAAGGCAGCTCATCCCAAATGCGCTACCGTGACGGGTACTTTTACGCCGCGCGGCGGATTGCGCTCTGTGATTGTTGCTTCGTACGATGAAAAGGAGGGGTATGGCAAATAA
- a CDS encoding HAD-IC family P-type ATPase produces the protein MNSVSLAPASSVAACSVHVKSYVYRCILSLCFLLVLGYSKAMEGALTGLFILSLLQLVFCGDVLFKNAWQDIRHGCFSFSVLVAVSIAACLSYNLSKTFLLHPLAGVLPDMYLISGGILTLYLMVNIPEASRQERSDVFIKKLEDFLPKSARLFRTNREQIVFARELKIGDQIRVKAGEVVPCEGKIVRGESYIEESFITGNTLPALKTKGSVVYAGTLNQGNDIWVEVENTLDKSVLAGIIQTIQSSERRRQKRHNPLDKYAVWMLGWAVVMAVSSYIFVYWAGGYTRPLHSLGIALLALGLGCPFAFFFVGIFPVCFAKWGAGRRSISIQSLEALAQLEKAAVVFLDKTGTLTDGVLTIDAVHEAKGQNADQLLSCLITVEQMVDGPFAKAALRYGREHHIFPKPLVQFEVKPGLGVKGVAGKDVILAGRSSWLKSHGVSLPSIAQPTQTVIYVARNGNYMGYVELSDRIRPGAIDMVKNLKQQGKELVIMSGDTQSSVQTVADKLGIEKINFSVLPQTKAEIIGNYMSLGKVTAMIGDGFNDMTALLKANVGVVFSTDKNVYNNWVDLIIERADLYSVIDLFGLYQKICGCIKSNVILSAVCYTLLLLALIRVPRSVWQDGVVLWTAMAAGILILLLNSVRLLRIK, from the coding sequence ATGAATTCCGTCTCTTTGGCTCCGGCGTCTTCGGTGGCAGCTTGTTCCGTGCACGTAAAATCCTACGTCTATAGATGTATCCTGTCGCTATGTTTTCTGCTTGTGCTGGGTTATAGTAAAGCCATGGAAGGGGCCTTAACGGGTTTATTTATATTGAGCCTGTTGCAATTAGTATTTTGCGGGGATGTTTTGTTCAAAAATGCTTGGCAGGATATACGCCACGGTTGCTTTAGTTTTTCTGTGTTGGTCGCGGTAAGCATCGCGGCTTGTTTGAGCTACAACCTATCCAAAACTTTCTTATTACATCCTTTGGCCGGTGTCTTGCCGGATATGTATCTGATATCGGGCGGGATTTTGACCTTATATTTAATGGTTAATATCCCCGAAGCCAGCCGACAGGAACGCTCGGATGTCTTTATCAAAAAATTAGAAGATTTTTTACCTAAATCTGCCCGTCTGTTTCGCACGAACCGGGAGCAGATAGTGTTTGCCAGAGAGCTGAAAATAGGAGACCAAATCCGCGTGAAAGCCGGGGAAGTGGTGCCCTGTGAGGGGAAAATTGTAAGGGGGGAAAGTTACATAGAAGAAAGTTTTATTACGGGCAATACGTTGCCGGCTCTCAAAACAAAAGGTAGTGTCGTGTATGCAGGCACCCTCAATCAAGGCAATGATATTTGGGTAGAGGTGGAAAATACCTTAGATAAATCTGTGTTAGCGGGAATTATCCAAACGATTCAAAGCAGTGAGCGCCGCCGTCAAAAAAGACATAACCCGTTAGACAAATATGCGGTGTGGATGTTGGGCTGGGCGGTTGTGATGGCAGTAAGCAGTTATATTTTTGTCTATTGGGCAGGTGGTTATACCCGTCCGTTGCACAGTTTGGGGATTGCATTGCTGGCCTTGGGACTGGGCTGCCCGTTTGCCTTTTTCTTTGTGGGTATTTTTCCGGTATGTTTTGCCAAGTGGGGAGCTGGTCGCCGTTCTATTAGTATACAGTCACTGGAAGCATTGGCTCAATTAGAGAAAGCGGCAGTAGTTTTTCTTGATAAAACGGGTACGTTGACAGATGGGGTATTAACAATAGATGCTGTTCACGAGGCAAAAGGCCAAAATGCCGATCAGTTATTGTCTTGTTTGATAACCGTAGAACAAATGGTGGACGGTCCTTTTGCAAAAGCGGCTTTACGTTATGGGCGGGAACATCATATTTTTCCAAAGCCCTTGGTACAGTTTGAAGTAAAACCGGGGCTGGGCGTAAAGGGAGTGGCCGGAAAAGATGTAATTTTAGCGGGAAGGTCTTCTTGGTTGAAAAGCCATGGGGTATCGCTGCCCTCAATTGCTCAACCTACCCAAACGGTTATTTATGTCGCGCGAAATGGAAACTATATGGGGTATGTGGAATTATCGGATCGTATACGTCCCGGAGCCATAGACATGGTAAAAAACTTAAAACAGCAAGGTAAAGAGTTGGTTATTATGTCGGGGGATACGCAATCTTCTGTCCAAACTGTTGCCGATAAATTAGGGATTGAGAAAATCAATTTTTCCGTCTTGCCGCAAACTAAAGCAGAGATTATTGGTAATTATATGTCTTTAGGGAAAGTAACTGCTATGATTGGAGATGGTTTTAATGACATGACTGCTTTACTCAAGGCAAATGTTGGCGTCGTGTTTTCAACGGATAAAAATGTATATAATAATTGGGTAGATTTGATTATAGAACGTGCCGATTTGTATAGTGTAATTGATTTGTTTGGGTTGTATCAGAAAATTTGTGGCTGTATCAAAAGTAATGTTATTTTAAGTGCAGTTTGTTATACCTTGTTGTTGTTGGCACTGATTCGAGTGCCGCGTTCCGTTTGGCAAGACGGAGTTGTGCTGTGGACAGCTATGGCTGCCGGCATTCTGATTTTACTTTTAAATTCGGTGAGGTTATTACGTATCAAATGA
- a CDS encoding tetratricopeptide repeat protein codes for MKKVLWIVVMSLLVVACGGKEASLFSKAQQLTQKGDFAKAIQVYSQIIKNNPSSSAAYASRGLLYERLKAKDAEQLKKNKQAAERDYVRAVELNYNQPEVLNNLAALYIDLGNYQDAILYLNQAIFLRPNYVMALLNRAVALSQQGNIGSALLDFAKVEELNPKFTLLYLDRGLAQYAAGYYASAAEDYTTLMSLEPENPRPYLERGRTFVKMGYFQNALEDFQQAMALSPKYALPYYYAAELLFSRGETDQAIAYAQESKMLASNYAPIYDLLGDMLALNSPVEATQHYLAARRLDPAHAARYQNKIRMLTTEEGRKHIIGYRFLNIGKK; via the coding sequence ATGAAAAAAGTTTTATGGATAGTAGTAATGTCTTTATTAGTAGTGGCGTGCGGAGGCAAAGAGGCTTCCTTGTTTAGTAAAGCACAGCAACTTACGCAGAAGGGAGATTTTGCAAAAGCAATTCAGGTTTATTCTCAAATCATCAAAAATAATCCTTCCAGTAGTGCCGCCTATGCCAGCCGCGGACTTTTATATGAACGTTTGAAAGCAAAAGATGCGGAACAATTAAAGAAAAACAAACAAGCCGCTGAGCGGGATTATGTGCGTGCGGTAGAGTTAAACTACAATCAGCCGGAAGTTCTAAACAATTTAGCGGCTTTATACATTGATTTAGGAAATTATCAGGATGCTATTTTATACTTGAACCAAGCAATTTTTTTGCGCCCTAATTATGTGATGGCTTTGTTGAACCGTGCAGTAGCTTTAAGTCAGCAGGGCAATATAGGATCTGCGTTATTAGATTTTGCCAAAGTTGAAGAATTAAACCCGAAGTTCACGTTATTATATTTGGACAGAGGTTTGGCACAATATGCCGCCGGCTATTATGCTAGCGCCGCAGAAGATTATACGACGTTAATGAGCCTAGAACCTGAAAATCCGCGTCCGTATTTGGAGCGGGGGCGTACCTTTGTAAAAATGGGATATTTCCAAAATGCTTTAGAAGATTTTCAACAAGCAATGGCTTTGTCTCCTAAATACGCATTGCCCTACTATTATGCCGCAGAATTATTATTTAGCCGTGGCGAAACCGATCAAGCGATTGCCTATGCACAAGAATCTAAAATGTTAGCTTCCAATTATGCACCTATTTACGACTTGTTGGGCGATATGCTTGCCTTAAACTCTCCCGTAGAAGCTACGCAACATTACCTAGCTGCTCGTCGATTAGATCCTGCGCATGCGGCTCGTTATCAAAATAAAATCCGTATGTTGACGACTGAAGAGGGACGTAAGCATATTATTGGTTATCGTTTCTTAAATATAGGTAAAAAATAA